One stretch of Excalfactoria chinensis isolate bCotChi1 chromosome 2, bCotChi1.hap2, whole genome shotgun sequence DNA includes these proteins:
- the SLC25A38 gene encoding mitochondrial glycine transporter isoform X1: MPGREAEMHPVLKAFVCGSISGTCSTLLFQPLDLLKTRLQTLQPAVGGSGRAGMVTVLFSVVRSESLLGLWKGVSPSFARCIPGVGIYFSTLYTMKQKFLGDRSPTALESVFLGATARAISGICMLPVTVVKTRYESGRFGYGSVYGALKSIYQTEGTRGMFSGLTATLLRDAPFSGIYLMFYTQTKKLTPQDQLDPVLMPVVNFGCGIFAGILASLATQPADVIKTHMQLSPDKYRKTSQAIAFIYKDFGMVGFFRGGVPRALRRTLMAAMAWTVYEQMMEKMGLKS, translated from the exons ATGCCGGGGCGAGAGGCTGAG ATGCATCCCGTGCTGAAGGCCTTCGTCTGCGGCTCCATCAGCGGCACCTGCTCCACGCTGCTCTTCCAGCCCCTCGACCTGCTGAAGACCCGCTTGCAGACCCTGCAGCCGGCCGTGGGAGG GTCCGGTCGTGCTGGGATGGTGACGGTGCTCTTCAGTGTGGTTCGTTCTGAAAGCCTTCTGGGGCTATGGAAAGGTGTCTCTCCC tCCTTTGCAAGATGTATTCCTGGAGTCGGTATTTACTTCAGCACTCTGTACACTATGAAGCAGAAGTTTCTAGGGGACCGTTCACCCACAGCCCTGGAATCTGTCTTTCTGGGTGCCACTGCACGTGCAATATCTGGGATTTGCATGTTGCCAGTAACAGTGGTGAAGACACGGTATGAG AGTGGAAGATTTGGCTATGGGAGCGTGTATGGAGCTCTGAAGAGTATCTATCAGACAGAAGGTACTCGTGGCATGTTCAGTGGGCTCACTGCCACTCTGCTACGGGACGCACCTTTCTCTGGAATCTACCTGATGTTCTACACACAGACCAAAAAACTCACGCCTCAGG ACCAGCTGGATCCAGTGCTCATGCCTGTGGTGAATTTTGGCTGTGGGATCTTTGCGGGAATCTTGGCTTCTCTGGCAACGCAGCCTGCTGATGTCATCAAAACACACATGCAGCTGTCCCCTGACAAGTACCGCAAGACAAGCCAGGCCATTGCCTTCATCTACAAG gacTTTGGTATGGTTGGCTTTTTCCGAGGTGGTGTGCCTCGTGCCCTCAGGCGTACTCTGATGGCAGCAATGGCGTGGACTGTATATGAACAGATGATGGAAAAAATGGGCTTGAAATCTTGA
- the SLC25A38 gene encoding mitochondrial glycine transporter isoform X2, translating into MHPVLKAFVCGSISGTCSTLLFQPLDLLKTRLQTLQPAVGGSGRAGMVTVLFSVVRSESLLGLWKGVSPSFARCIPGVGIYFSTLYTMKQKFLGDRSPTALESVFLGATARAISGICMLPVTVVKTRYESGRFGYGSVYGALKSIYQTEGTRGMFSGLTATLLRDAPFSGIYLMFYTQTKKLTPQDQLDPVLMPVVNFGCGIFAGILASLATQPADVIKTHMQLSPDKYRKTSQAIAFIYKDFGMVGFFRGGVPRALRRTLMAAMAWTVYEQMMEKMGLKS; encoded by the exons ATGCATCCCGTGCTGAAGGCCTTCGTCTGCGGCTCCATCAGCGGCACCTGCTCCACGCTGCTCTTCCAGCCCCTCGACCTGCTGAAGACCCGCTTGCAGACCCTGCAGCCGGCCGTGGGAGG GTCCGGTCGTGCTGGGATGGTGACGGTGCTCTTCAGTGTGGTTCGTTCTGAAAGCCTTCTGGGGCTATGGAAAGGTGTCTCTCCC tCCTTTGCAAGATGTATTCCTGGAGTCGGTATTTACTTCAGCACTCTGTACACTATGAAGCAGAAGTTTCTAGGGGACCGTTCACCCACAGCCCTGGAATCTGTCTTTCTGGGTGCCACTGCACGTGCAATATCTGGGATTTGCATGTTGCCAGTAACAGTGGTGAAGACACGGTATGAG AGTGGAAGATTTGGCTATGGGAGCGTGTATGGAGCTCTGAAGAGTATCTATCAGACAGAAGGTACTCGTGGCATGTTCAGTGGGCTCACTGCCACTCTGCTACGGGACGCACCTTTCTCTGGAATCTACCTGATGTTCTACACACAGACCAAAAAACTCACGCCTCAGG ACCAGCTGGATCCAGTGCTCATGCCTGTGGTGAATTTTGGCTGTGGGATCTTTGCGGGAATCTTGGCTTCTCTGGCAACGCAGCCTGCTGATGTCATCAAAACACACATGCAGCTGTCCCCTGACAAGTACCGCAAGACAAGCCAGGCCATTGCCTTCATCTACAAG gacTTTGGTATGGTTGGCTTTTTCCGAGGTGGTGTGCCTCGTGCCCTCAGGCGTACTCTGATGGCAGCAATGGCGTGGACTGTATATGAACAGATGATGGAAAAAATGGGCTTGAAATCTTGA
- the LOC140248827 gene encoding C-C chemokine receptor type 8-like — protein MDGDLRSLLAGGKQEDLLADFHLSPAVNSSAPYDDMYYPELDIDCEFESIRVFASSFFPVLYSILFVIGLVGNALVVWVLTAFKKIRAMTDVYLLNLAISDLVFVFSLPFLAQYSLRSHWTFGNAMCKIVSSAYFIGFYSSAFFITVMSIDRYLAIVHSVYALQVRTTTHGIIASLALWAVAILASVPGLVFFQEVDDDNRTLCTPRYPGNGNGWKVFSNSEVNILGWLFPVSILIFCYHNILRNLQRCHTQNKYKAMKLVFIVVIVFFLFWTPINIVLFLDSLRSMLIIDDCQTSQRLELALELTEALSHTHCCLNPIIYAFVGEKFKKYLCEAFGKYARFLLIYKGHSAFSRRNTDRHTSLYTASSQSSYVGSIL, from the exons ATGGATGGGGACCTGAGGAGCCTGCTGGCCGGAGGAAAGCAGGAGGACTTGCTG GCGGATTTCCATTTGTCACCAGCAGTTAACTCCTCTGCACCTTATGATGACATGTACTACCCTGAACTGGATATTGACTGTGAATTTGAAAGTATTCGAGTATttgcatcttcattttttccagtgctgtACTCCATACTGTTTGTGATTGGTCTCGTGGGAAACGCTTTGGTTGTTTGGGTCCTAACAGCCTTCAAGAAAATCAGGGCCATGACTGATGTGTATCTGCTGAATCTCGCCATCTCTGACCTCGTCTTTGtcttctccctccctttcctgGCTCAGTACTCACTGAGGAGCCACTGGACTTTTGGCAACGCCATGTGCAAAATTGTCAGTTCTGCTTACTTCATTGGTTTCTACAGCAGTGCGTTCTTCATAACCGTCATGAGCATTGACAGGTACTTGGCCATTGTGCACTCTGTGTATGCCCTGCAGGTCCGGACGACCACCCATGGAATCATCGCCAGCCTGGCACTTTGGGCAGTGGCCATCTTAGCATCAGTGCCAGGCCTTGTGTTCTTCCAGGAAGTGGATGATGATAACAGGACACTGTGCACCCCTCGCTACCCTGGCAATGGTAATGGCTGGAAGGTCTTCAGTAATTCTGAAGTTAACATCCTGGGGTGGCTGTTCCCTGTGAgcattctcattttctgctaCCACAACATCCTGAGAAACCTGCAGAGGTGCCATACTCAGAACAAGTACAAAGCAATGAAATTGGTTTTTATCGTTGTCATTGTGTTCTTCCTGTTCTGGACTCCCATCAATATCGTGCTCTTCCTGGACTCTTTGAGGAGCATGCTTATTATTGATGACTGCCAGACTAGCCAGAGACTTGAGCTGGCCCTGGAGCTGACTGAGGCACTCTCCCACACGCACTGCTGCCTCAACCCCATCATCTATGCCTTTGTTGGGGAGAAGTTCAAGAAGTATCTCTGTGAGGCTTTTGGCAAATACGCCCGTTTTCTCTTGATCTACAAAGGACACAGTGCCTTCAGCAGACGCAACACGGACAGACACACCTCTCTGTACACAGCATCCTCACAGTCCTCTTATGTTGGTAGCATCTTGTAG